The following are encoded together in the Clostridium sp. BJN0013 genome:
- the nifJ gene encoding pyruvate:ferredoxin (flavodoxin) oxidoreductase, producing the protein MSKMKTMDGNTAAAYISYAFTDVAAIYPITPSSPMAEHVDEWVAQGKKNIFGQQVKVMEMQSEAGAAGAVHGSLQGGALTTTYTASQGLLLMVPNMYKIAGELLPGVFQVSARAIAASSLNIFGDHQDVMATRQTGFALLAESSVQQVMDLAAVAHLSAIKGRVPFVNFFDGFRTSHEIQKIEVLEYEDLAKLVDYKAVNDFRRRALNPDHPVTRGTAQNPDIYFQGREVSNKYYEALPEIVEDYMKEVTKLTGREYHTFNYYGAKDAERVIVAMGSVCETIEEVIDYLVAKGEKVGLVTVHLYRPFSIKYFLNQMPKTVKKIAVLDRTKEPGSTGEPLYLDVKNAFYGKEGQPVIVGGRYGLGSKDTLPSHVLSVFENLKLDSPKDRFTISIVDDVTNTSLGVTEDINTTPEGTTACKFWGLGSDGTVGANKSAIKIIGDHTDMYAQGYFAYDSKKSGGITVSHLRFGKSQIKSPYLIDKADFIAVHNKSYVHKYNVLEGLKKGGKFLLNTTWTEKELESELPASMKKYMADNDIEFYILDAIKIAEEIGLGGRINMICQAAFFKLANIIPVEDAVKYLKDAVESSYSKKGQKVVDMNNAAIDKGVNALVKVNIPASWKDAKEGQAAATLEVPEFISKIVYPMNRQDGDKLPVSTFVGMEDGTFPQGTAAYEKRGIAINVPEWQSDKCIQCNQCSFVCPHAAIRPVLTNAEELAKAPAGFESKAASGAKGLHFTIAVSPLDCTGCGNCADICPAKEKALVMKPIDTQLNKTDAWDYAMSVSYKENPINKFSVKGSQFEKPLLEFSGACAGCGETPYIKLVTQLFGDTMMVANATGCSSIWGASAPATPYTTNHRGHGPSWANSLFEDNAEYGLGMFLAVKQVRDKIASNMKEALKGNLSAELKAAFEDWLENMDNGKGTRERVDKIIELLENEKNKNDILNEIYENKDFLIKRSHWMFGGDGWAYDIGYGGLDHVLASGEDVNVLVVDTEVYSNTGGQSSKATPTAAVAKFAASGKKTKKKDLGMMAMTYGYVYVAQIAMGADKNQTLKAIQEAEAYKGPSLIIAYAPCINHGLKGGMGKSQSEAKKAVECGYWALYRYNPELKEQGKKSFSLDSKKPTADFREFLMGEVRYSSLAKQFPETAEQLFEKTKKDAFDRIAGYEKLSNEI; encoded by the coding sequence ATGAGTAAAATGAAAACTATGGATGGAAATACCGCAGCAGCTTATATATCCTATGCATTCACTGATGTAGCGGCTATTTATCCAATAACTCCATCATCCCCTATGGCAGAACATGTTGATGAATGGGTTGCCCAAGGAAAAAAGAATATTTTTGGACAACAGGTAAAAGTTATGGAAATGCAATCAGAAGCGGGAGCTGCAGGAGCTGTACACGGATCTCTGCAGGGAGGAGCACTTACTACTACCTACACTGCATCTCAAGGACTGTTGCTTATGGTACCTAACATGTATAAAATTGCCGGAGAGTTATTGCCGGGTGTATTTCAGGTGTCTGCAAGAGCCATAGCTGCAAGCTCTCTTAACATATTTGGAGATCATCAGGATGTTATGGCTACAAGACAGACTGGATTTGCACTACTTGCTGAAAGTTCAGTACAACAAGTTATGGATCTTGCCGCAGTAGCACACTTATCTGCAATAAAGGGAAGAGTTCCATTTGTAAACTTTTTTGATGGGTTCAGAACTTCACATGAAATTCAAAAGATTGAAGTATTGGAATATGAGGATTTGGCAAAATTAGTTGACTACAAAGCTGTGAATGATTTTAGAAGAAGAGCTTTAAATCCTGATCATCCAGTAACTCGTGGTACAGCTCAAAATCCTGATATATACTTCCAGGGAAGAGAAGTTTCCAATAAATACTATGAGGCACTTCCTGAAATAGTTGAAGACTATATGAAAGAAGTAACTAAACTTACTGGAAGAGAATACCATACATTTAACTACTATGGAGCAAAAGATGCAGAGAGAGTTATAGTGGCAATGGGATCTGTTTGTGAAACCATAGAAGAAGTAATAGATTATTTAGTGGCAAAAGGAGAAAAAGTTGGACTGGTTACAGTTCATTTATATAGACCATTTTCAATAAAATATTTTCTTAACCAAATGCCAAAGACCGTTAAAAAGATTGCAGTACTTGATAGAACAAAAGAGCCGGGTTCAACTGGAGAACCTCTATATTTAGATGTTAAAAATGCATTCTATGGAAAAGAAGGACAGCCAGTAATAGTTGGAGGAAGATATGGTCTTGGATCGAAAGATACGCTTCCATCACATGTTCTTTCAGTATTTGAAAACTTAAAATTAGACAGTCCAAAAGATAGATTTACAATAAGCATAGTTGATGATGTTACAAATACATCTTTAGGGGTGACAGAAGATATAAACACAACGCCAGAGGGAACTACAGCTTGTAAATTCTGGGGACTTGGATCCGACGGTACTGTTGGAGCAAACAAAAGTGCTATAAAAATCATAGGAGACCATACAGACATGTATGCTCAAGGATACTTTGCCTATGACTCTAAAAAATCCGGAGGTATAACAGTTTCACATTTAAGATTTGGTAAATCTCAAATAAAATCACCATATCTTATAGATAAAGCTGATTTTATTGCAGTTCATAATAAATCCTATGTTCATAAATATAATGTGCTGGAAGGACTTAAAAAAGGAGGTAAATTCCTGCTTAATACTACCTGGACGGAAAAAGAACTGGAAAGTGAATTACCAGCTTCCATGAAAAAATATATGGCAGACAATGATATCGAATTCTATATATTGGATGCAATTAAAATAGCTGAAGAAATTGGTCTTGGCGGAAGAATAAACATGATATGTCAGGCAGCCTTCTTTAAACTTGCAAATATAATACCTGTAGAGGATGCTGTAAAATACTTGAAAGATGCTGTTGAAAGTTCCTACAGTAAAAAAGGACAAAAAGTTGTAGATATGAATAATGCAGCTATAGACAAGGGAGTTAATGCCCTGGTTAAGGTTAATATTCCAGCTTCATGGAAAGATGCCAAAGAAGGTCAAGCTGCAGCTACACTTGAAGTACCGGAATTCATATCAAAGATAGTTTATCCAATGAATAGACAGGATGGAGATAAGCTTCCTGTAAGTACTTTTGTTGGAATGGAAGATGGTACATTCCCACAGGGTACAGCAGCTTATGAAAAGAGAGGAATAGCTATAAATGTTCCAGAATGGCAGTCAGATAAATGTATACAATGTAATCAATGCTCTTTTGTATGTCCTCATGCAGCTATAAGACCTGTTCTTACAAATGCAGAGGAATTAGCTAAAGCACCAGCAGGTTTTGAATCCAAGGCTGCTTCAGGAGCAAAAGGATTGCATTTTACCATAGCTGTTTCACCTCTTGATTGTACAGGATGTGGAAACTGTGCAGATATATGTCCTGCAAAGGAAAAAGCTCTTGTTATGAAACCTATAGATACACAGTTAAATAAAACAGATGCATGGGATTATGCAATGTCTGTATCCTACAAGGAAAACCCTATTAATAAATTCAGTGTAAAGGGAAGCCAGTTTGAAAAACCTCTTCTTGAGTTCTCAGGGGCTTGTGCAGGATGTGGAGAAACTCCATATATCAAGCTTGTAACTCAATTATTTGGTGACACAATGATGGTAGCCAACGCTACAGGATGTTCATCAATTTGGGGTGCATCAGCTCCAGCTACTCCTTATACAACAAATCACAGAGGGCATGGACCATCTTGGGCTAATTCCTTATTTGAAGACAATGCTGAATATGGACTTGGGATGTTCCTTGCAGTTAAACAGGTAAGGGATAAAATTGCATCAAATATGAAAGAGGCATTAAAAGGTAATTTAAGTGCAGAACTTAAGGCTGCTTTTGAAGACTGGCTTGAAAATATGGATAATGGAAAAGGTACCCGGGAAAGAGTAGATAAAATAATAGAATTGCTTGAAAATGAAAAGAATAAAAATGATATATTAAATGAAATTTATGAAAATAAGGATTTCCTAATTAAGAGATCTCACTGGATGTTCGGCGGAGACGGATGGGCTTATGATATAGGTTATGGCGGATTGGATCACGTTTTGGCATCTGGGGAAGATGTAAATGTACTTGTAGTTGATACAGAAGTTTATTCAAATACAGGTGGACAATCTTCGAAAGCAACTCCTACAGCTGCAGTGGCTAAATTTGCTGCCAGTGGTAAGAAGACTAAAAAGAAAGACCTTGGAATGATGGCTATGACTTATGGCTATGTTTATGTAGCACAAATTGCCATGGGAGCAGATAAGAATCAGACATTAAAAGCTATTCAGGAAGCAGAAGCTTACAAGGGACCATCACTTATAATAGCTTATGCTCCATGTATAAACCACGGATTAAAAGGTGGAATGGGCAAAAGCCAGAGCGAAGCTAAAAAGGCTGTAGAATGTGGATATTGGGCATTATACAGATATAATCCAGAATTGAAAGAACAGGGTAAAAAATCCTTTAGTTTGGATTCTAAAAAACCAACTGCAGACTTTAGGGAATTCCTAATGGGTGAGGTTAGATATTCTTCCCTTGCTAAACAATTCCCAGAAACGGCAGAACAATTATTTGAAAAGACTAAAAAAGATGCCTTTGACAGAATTGCAGGCTATGAAAAACTGTCAAATGAAATATAA
- the recJ gene encoding single-stranded-DNA-specific exonuclease RecJ yields MKRKWMLKRCNKDVKCISKKAGISEVMATILANRGIVEEKEIKDFLNPSIENLKNPMLMKDMEKGTDIIYKAIIDNKNIAIYGDYDVDGVMSTYILYCGLLKCGAKVKYHIPDRIEEGYGINIKSIEKLKEEGFEVIITCDNGISALNQVKRAKELGITVVITDHHHIFFEDLQNGEKKYLIPEADAVIDPKQEDCTYPFKHLCGAGVAFKFIQVLYKKFNLDKEKCYEFIQYVAIGTICDVVDLIDENRIIVKKGLDMINNTQNLGLKALIEETSLKGRNITSYHVGFIIGPCINATGRLKSAALALELLLCKDAERARKLAKKLHELNTQRQDMTVKSLNNIITKVENSNLKRDKVLVVYEKETHESIAGIVAGRLKDRYNVPSIVITSGKNISKGSGRSIEGYNMFEELVKCKELMEKFGGHPLAAGLSIVEKNIDTLRKDLNKNCNLTEEDLIPKIRIDKKLPLENISFDMLKDIKRLEPFGKGNSTPLFGEKNVDVFKVYFIGKDKSVLKLFCRLKSSLKKIDAIAFDGGEKFKKLILEVYGSEHASKIFNNDFTNLKMDFIFLPSINEFNGVKNLQLVIKDFRLTSKNK; encoded by the coding sequence TTGAAGAGAAAATGGATGCTTAAAAGGTGTAATAAAGATGTGAAGTGTATTTCAAAAAAAGCAGGAATAAGTGAAGTTATGGCAACTATTCTTGCAAATAGAGGGATTGTAGAAGAAAAAGAAATAAAAGATTTTCTAAACCCCTCCATAGAAAATTTAAAAAATCCCATGCTTATGAAAGATATGGAAAAAGGTACGGATATAATATATAAAGCCATAATAGATAATAAAAACATAGCCATATATGGTGATTATGATGTGGATGGAGTAATGAGTACTTATATATTATACTGTGGACTTTTAAAATGTGGGGCAAAAGTCAAATATCACATACCAGATAGAATAGAAGAAGGTTATGGAATAAATATAAAAAGTATAGAAAAATTAAAAGAAGAAGGATTTGAAGTTATAATAACCTGTGACAATGGTATTTCTGCACTGAATCAGGTTAAAAGAGCTAAAGAACTTGGCATTACTGTGGTGATTACAGATCACCATCATATATTTTTTGAAGACTTGCAAAATGGGGAAAAAAAATATTTAATACCTGAAGCAGATGCAGTTATAGACCCTAAACAGGAGGACTGCACATACCCTTTTAAACATCTATGTGGTGCAGGGGTGGCTTTTAAATTTATTCAGGTACTTTATAAAAAATTTAATTTAGATAAAGAGAAGTGTTATGAATTCATTCAATATGTTGCCATAGGAACTATATGTGATGTGGTAGATTTAATAGATGAAAACAGGATCATAGTTAAAAAGGGTCTTGATATGATAAATAATACCCAGAATTTGGGGCTAAAAGCACTTATAGAGGAAACCTCCCTAAAGGGTAGAAATATTACTTCCTACCACGTAGGTTTTATTATAGGGCCTTGTATAAATGCCACAGGGAGACTTAAAAGTGCAGCTTTGGCCCTGGAACTTTTGCTGTGTAAAGATGCAGAAAGGGCTCGTAAACTTGCAAAAAAGCTTCATGAGTTAAATACACAGAGACAGGATATGACAGTTAAAAGTTTAAATAACATAATAACTAAAGTGGAAAATTCAAATTTGAAAAGAGATAAGGTACTTGTAGTATATGAAAAAGAAACTCACGAAAGTATAGCAGGAATAGTGGCAGGAAGACTTAAAGACAGATATAATGTACCTTCTATAGTAATAACTTCTGGGAAAAATATATCAAAAGGTTCAGGTAGATCTATTGAAGGGTATAATATGTTTGAAGAACTTGTAAAATGCAAAGAACTGATGGAAAAGTTTGGGGGACATCCTTTGGCAGCGGGATTATCCATAGTGGAAAAAAATATAGATACATTGAGAAAGGATTTAAATAAAAATTGTAATCTCACGGAGGAGGATTTAATACCTAAAATCAGGATAGATAAAAAACTTCCTCTTGAAAATATATCTTTTGATATGCTGAAAGATATAAAAAGATTGGAACCTTTTGGAAAAGGTAATTCCACACCTTTATTTGGAGAAAAAAATGTAGATGTATTTAAAGTTTATTTTATAGGAAAGGATAAAAGTGTATTAAAATTATTTTGCAGATTAAAAAGTAGTTTAAAGAAGATTGATGCAATAGCTTTTGATGGGGGAGAAAAATTTAAAAAATTAATACTTGAAGTTTACGGTAGTGAACATGCAAGTAAAATTTTTAATAATGATTTTACCAATTTAAAAATGGATTTTATATTTTTACCCAGCATTAATGAATTTAATGGTGTTAAAAATCTTCAACTTGTGATAAAAGATTTTAGACTGACTTCAAAAAATAAATAA
- a CDS encoding undecaprenyldiphospho-muramoylpentapeptide beta-N-acetylglucosaminyltransferase codes for MKKIILTGGGSAGHVTPNLSLLPKLKELGYEIQYIGTESGIEREIIESEKIKYHVISSGKLRRYFDVKNFTDPFRVIKGIFQAIFIMRKEKPNIVFSKGGFVSVPVVFAAYINGIPVIAHESDITPGLANKLSSPYCTKVCVTFPESLKSIKGDNAVLTGTPIRQELLDGSRIIGRRMCGFENDKPVLLIIGGSLGSKFINNTVRNCLNELLKIYNIIHICGKGNLEKKLTKRTGYVQFEYVSEEMPHIMNAADIVISRAGANVIFELLALKKPNLLIPLSRKSSRGDQILNAASFEKSGYSMVLQEEDMTTELLLDKLKKLDMSKHTYINKMKASAAQDATNKIINLIEKYS; via the coding sequence TTGAAAAAAATAATATTAACTGGAGGTGGATCTGCAGGTCATGTTACACCAAATCTGTCACTGCTTCCAAAGTTAAAAGAATTAGGCTATGAAATACAATATATAGGCACAGAAAGTGGTATTGAAAGAGAAATAATAGAAAGTGAAAAAATAAAATATCATGTAATTTCCAGTGGAAAGCTTAGGAGATATTTTGATGTAAAAAATTTTACAGATCCCTTTAGGGTAATTAAAGGAATATTTCAAGCTATATTCATAATGAGAAAGGAAAAACCCAATATTGTGTTTTCAAAGGGAGGTTTTGTCTCAGTACCGGTAGTTTTTGCTGCATATATAAATGGCATTCCTGTTATTGCACACGAATCTGATATAACTCCAGGACTTGCAAATAAACTGTCTTCACCTTATTGCACCAAGGTCTGTGTTACTTTTCCTGAATCTCTAAAATCCATAAAAGGTGATAATGCTGTACTTACAGGTACACCCATAAGACAGGAACTTTTAGATGGAAGCAGAATAATAGGGAGAAGAATGTGTGGCTTTGAAAATGACAAACCGGTGCTGCTCATAATAGGGGGAAGCTTAGGGTCAAAATTTATAAATAATACAGTGAGAAATTGTTTAAATGAATTGTTAAAAATTTATAATATAATTCATATATGCGGAAAGGGAAATCTAGAAAAAAAACTTACAAAAAGGACTGGCTATGTACAATTTGAATATGTAAGTGAAGAAATGCCACATATAATGAATGCAGCAGATATAGTAATATCAAGAGCCGGGGCAAATGTCATATTTGAACTTCTAGCCCTCAAAAAACCTAATTTACTTATACCACTGTCTAGAAAATCCAGCAGAGGAGACCAGATCTTAAATGCCGCATCTTTTGAAAAAAGTGGTTACAGTATGGTACTGCAGGAGGAGGATATGACCACGGAGCTGCTTTTGGACAAATTAAAAAAATTAGATATGTCAAAACATACTTATATAAACAAAATGAAGGCAAGTGCTGCCCAAGATGCAACAAATAAAATTATAAATTTAATAGAAAAATACAGTTAA
- a CDS encoding DJ-1 family glyoxalase III — MKKVIILLAEGFEEIEALTCVDVLRRGNIECKICSINSKEDVKGAHGIIVKVDSLLKNINEDEYHAVILPGGMPGAVNLRDNEKVIEIVRKFDRENKIIAAICAAPIVLKKAGIIYNRKVTSYPGFEEELQAYNYSEEIVVQEGNLITSRGPATAVYFTFKILENLVDKNIVENLKKDLLLDLVKNE; from the coding sequence ATGAAAAAAGTTATAATTTTACTTGCTGAAGGTTTTGAGGAAATAGAAGCTTTAACTTGTGTAGATGTTCTAAGAAGAGGAAATATAGAATGTAAAATTTGTTCTATAAATTCTAAAGAAGATGTAAAAGGGGCACATGGTATAATAGTGAAAGTAGATAGTTTATTGAAAAATATAAATGAAGATGAATACCATGCAGTTATACTCCCGGGAGGTATGCCAGGAGCAGTAAATTTAAGGGACAATGAAAAAGTCATAGAGATTGTAAGAAAGTTTGATAGAGAAAATAAAATAATAGCTGCAATATGTGCAGCACCTATAGTTTTAAAAAAGGCGGGAATAATTTATAACAGAAAAGTAACTTCTTATCCTGGATTTGAAGAGGAACTTCAAGCTTATAATTACAGTGAAGAAATTGTAGTTCAAGAAGGAAATTTAATAACAAGCAGAGGGCCTGCTACAGCCGTATATTTTACTTTTAAAATTTTAGAAAACCTTGTTGATAAAAATATTGTAGAAAATTTAAAGAAAGATTTGCTTTTAGATTTAGTTAAGAATGAATAG
- a CDS encoding M16 family metallopeptidase, with protein sequence MEKYVFDNGLKLIYEHRPGKVSSVCIGFGAGALEEGEYFSKGTAHALEHVISKGTKKRSEDDINIQLDRIFGFENAMTNYPYTIYYGTCFSEDLHKGIELYSDMILNASFPKTGFKEEMNIIFQELKEWKDNAYQYCEDLLFKNSFKLRRIRETIIGSEHSIKNITLDEIKRFYHKFYVPENCVICICSSLEFNYICDLLENYFGHWKKSHEKSFMEFDKNSNVLYEKNKKGIFVENVPGIKGVKIQYIFDIHHLNFRETRVLSVFNTIFGQGGGSLLFNEIRTCQGLAYEVGSSIKNERGIKLFSIKIGTSVENIDKVISTVNNVVHKVKYSTLYFENQEIKHKIKSIKLKDEIKREKSIEFCKESVIKELMNENYFLDEREEACKIKPEHINEIANKFMNEPSIQILRG encoded by the coding sequence GTGGAGAAGTATGTATTTGATAATGGACTAAAGTTAATATATGAGCATAGGCCTGGGAAAGTATCTTCTGTTTGTATAGGATTTGGTGCAGGAGCTTTAGAAGAAGGGGAATATTTTTCGAAAGGTACTGCCCATGCACTGGAGCATGTTATATCAAAGGGTACTAAAAAGAGAAGTGAGGATGATATAAATATCCAGCTTGACAGGATATTTGGATTTGAAAATGCCATGACAAATTACCCCTATACCATTTATTATGGAACTTGCTTTTCAGAAGATCTGCATAAAGGAATTGAATTATACAGCGATATGATTTTAAATGCTTCTTTTCCAAAGACGGGTTTTAAAGAAGAAATGAATATAATATTTCAGGAATTAAAAGAATGGAAGGATAATGCCTACCAGTACTGTGAAGATTTGCTTTTTAAAAATTCATTTAAGTTAAGGCGCATAAGAGAAACTATAATAGGAAGTGAACACAGTATTAAAAATATAACTTTAGATGAAATAAAGAGATTTTATCATAAATTTTATGTGCCTGAAAACTGTGTTATATGTATTTGTTCTTCTCTGGAGTTTAATTATATATGTGATCTTTTAGAGAATTATTTTGGACATTGGAAAAAAAGTCATGAGAAAAGTTTTATGGAATTTGATAAAAATTCAAACGTACTATATGAAAAAAATAAAAAAGGTATATTTGTAGAGAATGTGCCGGGTATAAAAGGGGTAAAAATACAATATATATTTGATATTCATCATTTGAATTTCAGAGAAACTAGGGTCCTTTCTGTATTTAATACTATTTTTGGTCAGGGAGGGGGAAGTTTGCTTTTCAATGAGATAAGAACTTGTCAGGGTCTTGCCTATGAAGTGGGAAGCAGTATAAAAAATGAAAGGGGAATAAAGCTTTTTTCTATAAAAATAGGAACCTCTGTGGAAAATATAGATAAAGTCATATCTACAGTAAACAATGTGGTACATAAGGTTAAGTATTCTACTTTGTATTTTGAAAACCAGGAAATAAAACATAAAATTAAAAGCATAAAACTAAAAGATGAAATTAAAAGAGAAAAATCTATTGAGTTCTGCAAGGAAAGTGTTATAAAAGAACTTATGAATGAGAATTATTTTCTGGACGAAAGAGAAGAAGCATGTAAAATTAAACCTGAGCATATAAATGAGATTGCCAATAAGTTTATGAATGAGCCTTCCATACAGATTTTGAGGGGATAG